One genomic region from Mesorhizobium terrae encodes:
- a CDS encoding invasion associated locus B family protein, with protein MTMSKNIRGFLSGGRRSVAAALVLLGMAMPAMGQEAKLDAAKPADGAPWLINCASGVSSTDLECQASQNLTETKTGQRVLTLTVRRQGEKGELTLLLALPHGLFLPSGVSYQVDEGEKATAAIQTSDQNGAYAAVPLAPALLKTLKSGTTLSIGMEAVTRKPVTIPVPLKGFTAAVDKMVATK; from the coding sequence ATGACAATGTCGAAAAATATTCGCGGTTTTCTGTCCGGCGGGCGCCGGAGCGTTGCCGCGGCCCTCGTCCTGCTCGGCATGGCGATGCCGGCAATGGGCCAGGAGGCCAAGCTCGATGCGGCAAAGCCGGCCGACGGTGCGCCCTGGTTGATCAATTGCGCCAGCGGGGTTTCGAGCACTGATCTCGAGTGCCAGGCTTCGCAGAACTTGACCGAAACCAAGACCGGCCAGCGCGTGCTGACGCTGACGGTGCGGCGGCAGGGGGAAAAGGGCGAACTGACCTTGCTGCTGGCCTTGCCGCATGGGCTGTTCTTGCCGTCAGGGGTCTCCTACCAGGTCGACGAAGGCGAAAAGGCGACCGCCGCCATCCAGACCAGCGACCAGAACGGCGCCTATGCGGCCGTGCCGCTGGCGCCGGCCCTGCTGAAGACGCTGAAATCCGGCACGACGCTGAGCATCGGCATGGAAGCGGTGACGCGCAAACCTGTCACCATCCCCGTCCCGTTGAAGGGCTTCACCGCCGCCGTCGACAAGATGGTAGCAACGAAGTAG
- a CDS encoding DUF6925 family protein, producing MTDLEPLLQTHLGDWRSGWSMGSFGAIAEFHQDKGEQPVIDDGLELARATRRGGIRLERRRLADVTAIAYETLSPKRHRWSHAVALCLPEANARRAERKVLTEIGPDDHAIRGIDRTGILFDMGLGLAQCDFCIRTSDPKLLGELRANLGRSLFEAGNNATAAILSTHPHRVALTALGRVEVYQKIGGPDTGGVSPPGPHTHLLPKLLASGRTHSANTPIPAGLLPLAFLHPGNPVIGALGEEQAFDPDLHVAFQALLTRYGTGEALEAKAAVGEALATGVEPRGWVPPSGRVARAAARIALRQEARLAAQGGDKARADIVADWQIAFDQLEPEAEEDEAPGH from the coding sequence ATGACCGACCTTGAGCCGCTGCTGCAAACCCATCTCGGCGACTGGCGGTCCGGCTGGAGCATGGGTTCCTTCGGCGCCATTGCCGAATTCCACCAGGACAAGGGCGAACAGCCGGTGATCGACGACGGGCTGGAACTGGCGCGCGCGACGCGGCGCGGTGGCATCCGGCTGGAGCGGCGGCGCCTCGCCGACGTGACCGCGATCGCCTATGAGACGCTGAGCCCGAAACGACATCGCTGGAGCCATGCCGTGGCACTCTGCCTGCCGGAGGCCAATGCGCGGCGCGCGGAACGCAAGGTGCTGACCGAGATCGGACCGGACGACCACGCGATCCGCGGTATCGACCGCACCGGCATCCTGTTCGACATGGGGCTCGGCCTGGCGCAGTGCGATTTCTGCATCCGCACCAGCGACCCGAAGCTGCTTGGCGAGCTGCGCGCCAATCTCGGCCGCTCCTTGTTCGAGGCAGGCAACAATGCGACCGCCGCCATCCTGTCGACGCATCCGCATCGTGTGGCGCTGACCGCGCTCGGCCGCGTCGAGGTCTATCAGAAGATCGGCGGACCGGACACTGGCGGTGTTTCGCCGCCCGGCCCGCACACACATCTCCTGCCGAAGCTGCTGGCCAGCGGCCGCACCCATTCGGCCAACACCCCGATCCCGGCCGGCCTCTTGCCGCTGGCCTTCCTGCATCCCGGCAATCCGGTGATCGGCGCGCTCGGCGAGGAACAGGCCTTCGATCCGGACCTGCACGTGGCGTTTCAGGCGCTGCTCACCCGGTATGGCACCGGCGAAGCATTGGAGGCAAAGGCCGCGGTCGGCGAAGCGCTGGCGACAGGCGTCGAACCTCGAGGGTGGGTGCCGCCGTCAGGCCGCGTTGCGCGGGCTGCCGCACGCATCGCGCTGAGACAGGAGGCGCGGCTTGCGGCCCAGGGCGGTGACAAGGCGCGCGCCGATATCGTCGCCGACTGGCAAATCGCGTTCGATCAACTGGAACCTGAGGCTGAGGAAGACGAGGCGCCCGGACATTGA